Proteins found in one Neomonachus schauinslandi chromosome 1, ASM220157v2, whole genome shotgun sequence genomic segment:
- the DUSP7 gene encoding dual specificity protein phosphatase 7 isoform X1, whose amino-acid sequence MKNQLRGPPARAHMSASGASAAGDTGAGSEPGAGSGSGASTGAGAATGAGAMPCKSAEWLQEELEARGGASLLLLDCRPHELFESSHIETAINLAIPGLMLRRLRKGNLPIRSIIPNHADKERFATRCKAATVLLYDEATAEWQPEPGAPASVLGLLLQKLRDDGCQAYYLQGGFNKFQTEYSEHCETNVDSSSSPSGSPPTSVLGLGGLRISSDCSDGESDRELPSSATESDGSPVPSSQPAFPVQILPYLYLGCAKDSTNLDVLGKYGIKYILNVTPNLPNAFEHGGEFTYKQIPISDHWSQNLSQFFPEAISFIDEARSKKCGVLVHCLAGISRSVTVTVAYLMQKMNLSLNDAYDFVKRKKSNISPNFNFMGQLLDFERTLGLSSPCDNHTPSEQLYFSTPTNHNLFPLNTLEST is encoded by the exons ATGAAAAACCAGCTCCGCGGCCCCCCAGCGCGGGCGCACATGTCGGCCTCGGGGGCGTCGGCTGCTGGGGACACCGGGGCGGGGTCGGAGCCCGGTGCGGGGTCCGGGTCCGGCGCTAGCACCGGCGCGGGAGCGGCGACGGGTGCGGGGGCCATGCCCTGCAAGAGCGCCGAGTGGCTGCAGGAGGAGCTGGAGGCGCGCGGCGGCGCGTCCCTGCTGCTGCTCGACTGCCGGCCGCACGAGCTCTTCGAGTCGTCGCACATCGAGACGGCCATCAACCTGGCCATCCCGGGCCTCATGCTGCGCCGCCTGCGCAAGGGCAACCTGCCCATCCGCTCCATCATCCCCAACCACGCCGACAAGGAGCGCTTCGCCACGCGCTGCAAGGCGGCCACCGTGCTGCTCTACGACGAGGCCACGGCCGAGTGGCAGCCCGAGCCCGGCGCTCCCGCCTCGGTGCTTGGCCTGCTCCTGCAAAAGCTACGCGACGACGGCTGCCAGGCCTACTACCTCCAAG GTGGTTTCAACAAGTTCCAGACAGAGTATTCAGAGCATTGCGAGACCAACGTGGACAGCTCGTCCTCACCAAGTGGCTCACCACCCACCTCAGTGCTGGGCCTGGGGGGCCTACGGATCAGCTCCGACTGCTCAGATGGGGAGTCAGACCGGGAGCTGCCCAGCAGTGCTACTGAGTCGGATGGCAGCCCTGTGCCATCCAGCCAACCAGCCTTCCCCGTCCAGATCCTGCCCTACCTCTACCTCGGCTGCGCCAAGGACTCCACTAACCTGGACGTGCTCGGCAAGTACGGCATCAAGTATATCCTCAATGTCACGCCTAACCTGCCCAACGCCTTTGAGCACGGTGGCGAGTTCACCTACAAGCAGATCCCCATCTCTGACCACTGGAGCCAGAACCTCTCCCAGTTCTTCCCCGAGGCCATCAGCTTCATTG ACGAGGCCCGCTCCAAGAAGTGTGGTGTCCTGGTGCACTGCCTGGCAGGGATCAGCCGCTCGGTGACGGTCACCGTGGCCTACCTGATGCAGAAGATGAACCTGTCGCTCAACGACGCCTACGACTTCGTCAAGAGGAAAAAGTCCAACATCTCGCCCAACTTCAACTTTATGGGGCAGCTGCTGGATTTCGAGCGGACGCTGGGGCTGAGCAGCCCGTGTGACAACCACACCCCCAGCGAGCAGCTCTACTTCTCCACGCCCACCAACCACAACCTGTTCCCACTCAACACCCTTGAGTCCACGTGA
- the DUSP7 gene encoding dual specificity protein phosphatase 7 isoform X2, whose amino-acid sequence MKNQLRGPPARAHMSASGASAAGDTGAGSEPGAGSGSGASTGAGAATGAGAMPCKSAEWLQEELEARGGASLLLLDCRPHELFESSHIETAINLAIPGLMLRRLRKGNLPIRSIIPNHADKERFATRCKAATVLLYDEATAEWQPEPGAPASVLGLLLQKLRDDGCQAYYLQDEARSKKCGVLVHCLAGISRSVTVTVAYLMQKMNLSLNDAYDFVKRKKSNISPNFNFMGQLLDFERTLGLSSPCDNHTPSEQLYFSTPTNHNLFPLNTLEST is encoded by the exons ATGAAAAACCAGCTCCGCGGCCCCCCAGCGCGGGCGCACATGTCGGCCTCGGGGGCGTCGGCTGCTGGGGACACCGGGGCGGGGTCGGAGCCCGGTGCGGGGTCCGGGTCCGGCGCTAGCACCGGCGCGGGAGCGGCGACGGGTGCGGGGGCCATGCCCTGCAAGAGCGCCGAGTGGCTGCAGGAGGAGCTGGAGGCGCGCGGCGGCGCGTCCCTGCTGCTGCTCGACTGCCGGCCGCACGAGCTCTTCGAGTCGTCGCACATCGAGACGGCCATCAACCTGGCCATCCCGGGCCTCATGCTGCGCCGCCTGCGCAAGGGCAACCTGCCCATCCGCTCCATCATCCCCAACCACGCCGACAAGGAGCGCTTCGCCACGCGCTGCAAGGCGGCCACCGTGCTGCTCTACGACGAGGCCACGGCCGAGTGGCAGCCCGAGCCCGGCGCTCCCGCCTCGGTGCTTGGCCTGCTCCTGCAAAAGCTACGCGACGACGGCTGCCAGGCCTACTACCTCCAAG ACGAGGCCCGCTCCAAGAAGTGTGGTGTCCTGGTGCACTGCCTGGCAGGGATCAGCCGCTCGGTGACGGTCACCGTGGCCTACCTGATGCAGAAGATGAACCTGTCGCTCAACGACGCCTACGACTTCGTCAAGAGGAAAAAGTCCAACATCTCGCCCAACTTCAACTTTATGGGGCAGCTGCTGGATTTCGAGCGGACGCTGGGGCTGAGCAGCCCGTGTGACAACCACACCCCCAGCGAGCAGCTCTACTTCTCCACGCCCACCAACCACAACCTGTTCCCACTCAACACCCTTGAGTCCACGTGA